Genomic DNA from Hymenobacter jejuensis:
AGCGCGGCGCGTTGCGCAATGGAGCAGGTGCCGGAAGTAATTTGGCTCTGCATTTTCTCGCAAGCCGACGCAATTTGCTTGTGCGCCGCCAGGTAGCCCACGCGCCACCCCGTCATGGCGTAGCCTTTGGAGAACCCGTTGACGGTGATAACGCGATCTTTAATCTCATCAAATTGTGCGATGCTGACGTGCTCGCCCACAAAGTTGATGTACTCGTAGATCTCGTCGGCAATGATGTGCACCTGCGGGTAGCGTGCTACCACGGCCGCAATCTCGGCCAGCTCCTCGCGCGAAAATACCGAGCCCGTAGGGTTGCAGGGCGAGGAGTACATGATGAGTTTGGTGCGTGGCGTGATGGCGGCTTCGAGCTGCGCGGCCGTCACTTTGAAGTCGTTTTCGAGCGCGCCCATCAGTGTAACCGAAACGCCCTCGGCCAGCCGCACCATCTCTTCGTAGCTCACCCAGTAAGGCGCAAACACGATGACCTCTTCGCCGGGGTTCACCAGACTCAGCACGGTATTGGCCAGAGCTTGCTTGGCGCCGGTGCTGACCACGATGTTTTCGCACTCGTAGTCTAAATGGTTTTCGCGCTTCAGCTTGTCGGCAATGGCTTGGCGCAGATCCACGTAGCCGGGCACTGGCGTATACTTGGTGTAGCCTTCGTCGAGGGCCTGCTTGGCGGCGTCCTTGATGTATTCAGGCGTTTGAAAATCGGGTTCGCCGAAGCTCAGATTGATGACGTCAATGCCTTGGGCGATCAATTCGCGGGCCTTTTTGGCCATGGCAATGGTCTGCGATTCTTGTAACGCGCTGATGCGATCGGATAAAACGGAGGCAGCAAGTGCAGCGGAATTGGCCATAGGAAACGAAACTGAGTAGAATGGGGCAAAAGTACGGAGAATGTGGGTAGCCCTTAGAAAGCTACCGGCGTCTCCCTTCCACGGTTAATGTAAGGGATACGACCAACTCGACAGGCAATTTCTCTATTTTTTGGTTGATGATTTCCTTTCGGTGCCCAACCACCGAAAGTGGCGGAACATAATCCGCAAATCGGCCGAAGGCTCGTAGTCTTTGGCATAAAGCAGCTCCAGGCGCCGGCGGGCGGCTGCCGTGAGCGTCACGGCCGCGTCGGCCGCATCGGCGGGCGACAGCACTGCGCGCGCCGTACGACGCGGGCCGGCCGCGTAGCGCAGCCCTACCCACGTGTAGCCTCCTGCTAATACACGCAAGCAATTGCGCACAAACCCCATTTTGTTTTGCTCAGCCCAGATCAGCACAGGTGCCCCAAGCAGCAGCCCAAGGCTGAAGCACACGTCGAGCAGGCGTTTGTTGCGGACTTGTTGGGGTTGAAACAGGTTCAGGGCGATGTCGAGAGCATAATAATCGCCGGGCGCGTCTTTGCTGGAGCTGCCAATGATGTATTCGCTGTCCTGCGGCAAGATTTTGTAAGCTACCGTCTGGTGTTCGTGCAAGCTCACCATCAGAGCTATTATCTGGCTGGCTGACAGATCTTTACCACAAAATATCAACTCATTAAGCTCATAGACCTGAATGATGTCGTCGAGCTGGCGCACCTCGCCCAGCAAATCGCCGACGGGCGAAGCGGGTGCTTCGGCAGGCTCGAAGTCTGTAGCCGTGGCCATGACGGCATCGGGTATCGGCACCGGGCTTACGTAGCCAATCACGCGCGCCTGCACACCCGAGGCTTCCAGCAGGTGGCGCACCCGAACGCTTTCCTCCCACGACCCGACGATGGCGACGTTTTTGTGCCGACGCTCGCTCAGGCGAAAATTGCGATAGCGCACAAAATGCTCCAGGGCCCGTCTTCCTGCCAAAGCCGCCACACTCCAGACACCGCCCAGAATAATGAGCGCTTTGGAAAAACGGTACGCATCTAGGAAGTTGGAAAAGGCTGAAATCAGGATGGTACCGACGAATATGCCGCGCACGATGCGCGAGGTTTTCGTGGGCCGGTCGTAAGCACCCGCCAGGTAAGCCGACCCGAGCCACACGGCAATGTAAGCCGGCACCGCCACGAGCATAAATTGCGGCGGATACGGTACCCGGACGTATTTGTGGTTGTTTTCCCAGTACGTTTTCAGCAAGTACATGCCGGCGTAAATCAGGCCGGCATCGAGCAGCACGGGAGCGGCCTGCACCAGCAGCCGCCGAGCCACGGCCATGCCGGCCCGCAGCCAGATGGCCAAGTTGATGAGCACTGAAAAGATGCCCGCTCGCCCCGGCGCGAAGTGCTTGCGGGCAAAGATGACCATTGCCCGGTAGAACACGATCACATAATTGACGCTCGTGCGCTTCGTGCTTTCGCCCTTGTAGTGAATGATGCGCGTACCGGGAAAGTAGTAGTTTTTCCAGCCACCGCGGGTGAGCCGGTACGAGAGGTCGATGTCCTCGCCGTACATGAAATAGTCTTCATCGAGCAGCCCAACTTGGTCCAGCGCTTCGCGGCGCAGCAGCATAAACGCCCCGCTCAGCACATCGACCTCATGTATCTGATCCTTAGGCAGATACCCCAGATGGTAGCGGCCAAATAAACGAGATTTCGGGAAAAGCTTGGCGAGCCCAAATACCTTGTAAAAAGCCACCCAAGGCGTAGGCAGCCCGCGCTTGCTTTCGGGCAGAAACTCGCCCTGCCCGTCCAGCATTTTTACCCCCAAGCCGCCCCCGT
This window encodes:
- a CDS encoding pyridoxal phosphate-dependent aminotransferase — protein: MANSAALAASVLSDRISALQESQTIAMAKKARELIAQGIDVINLSFGEPDFQTPEYIKDAAKQALDEGYTKYTPVPGYVDLRQAIADKLKRENHLDYECENIVVSTGAKQALANTVLSLVNPGEEVIVFAPYWVSYEEMVRLAEGVSVTLMGALENDFKVTAAQLEAAITPRTKLIMYSSPCNPTGSVFSREELAEIAAVVARYPQVHIIADEIYEYINFVGEHVSIAQFDEIKDRVITVNGFSKGYAMTGWRVGYLAAHKQIASACEKMQSQITSGTCSIAQRAALAALKGGRSSADEMVEAYRRRRDLVLELVADIEGLITPKPSGAFYIFPDVSGFFGKTAPDGSVIENATDLAMFLLNDAHVAAVSGEAFGAPSCVRFSTAAADEKLREAFLRIKDSLKRLV
- a CDS encoding glycosyltransferase, which codes for MKLSVVIVNYNVCYFLEQTLLSVRRAVEKLGAPAEVFVVDNNSVDGSVAMVRTRFPEVILLENQDNPGFSKANNQAIRQARGQYILLLNPDTVVEEDTFRACCDFLDQHPNGGGLGVKMLDGQGEFLPESKRGLPTPWVAFYKVFGLAKLFPKSRLFGRYHLGYLPKDQIHEVDVLSGAFMLLRREALDQVGLLDEDYFMYGEDIDLSYRLTRGGWKNYYFPGTRIIHYKGESTKRTSVNYVIVFYRAMVIFARKHFAPGRAGIFSVLINLAIWLRAGMAVARRLLVQAAPVLLDAGLIYAGMYLLKTYWENNHKYVRVPYPPQFMLVAVPAYIAVWLGSAYLAGAYDRPTKTSRIVRGIFVGTILISAFSNFLDAYRFSKALIILGGVWSVAALAGRRALEHFVRYRNFRLSERRHKNVAIVGSWEESVRVRHLLEASGVQARVIGYVSPVPIPDAVMATATDFEPAEAPASPVGDLLGEVRQLDDIIQVYELNELIFCGKDLSASQIIALMVSLHEHQTVAYKILPQDSEYIIGSSSKDAPGDYYALDIALNLFQPQQVRNKRLLDVCFSLGLLLGAPVLIWAEQNKMGFVRNCLRVLAGGYTWVGLRYAAGPRRTARAVLSPADAADAAVTLTAAARRRLELLYAKDYEPSADLRIMFRHFRWLGTERKSSTKK